The nucleotide sequence ATTCACCCTGGAACTTGATATGAGGGTAGCAGTGTAGTCAGGGGGTTGGAAGACGTATCAAAAAGCCAAATGGTTGAAAAAGCTAGGGGTGGGCAGAGGGAACATGAAAACTGCCTTTCAGCATTTTAAGGATGGCCAGTTTGATTCTCATGTGCGCCTTCTTAAAGTGTGGTACCAAATCTGAACATTATCGTCCAGCTGATGGATGGGAAGGATGGCAAGTTTTCAGTTCAATGCAAGGAAGAGCTCTACCATGGAACTGACCTCGTGGAATTGTCATGTGCATTTTTCCCACTCTAGCAGCTGGGAGGTGTAGCACTAGAATTTAGGTCTCCTCATCTAaggtcagaagaaaaaaaagacaaaaccaaacGGGAACATAACTAATAGTTACCGTTTACTGAACACTCATATGTGCCAAGTCCTTAATTTGAATCCTCACCAACAAAGGGGCCATTTTCCCCCTCATTTTTtcaaagaggaaactgaagctcagagaggctgcGCATCTAGCCCAAGGTCATACATTTCACCAGTGAAGGAGTTGAGATTGGAACACAGAGCTTTCTCCTGGTTTCCGGGTTAATCGCGGATTCCTCCTGGTTTTCGGAAGCCTGATGGAAGCACCAGGGTGGAGGGTCAGTTCAGGGCCCCCCGTTTCCAGGTGCCTCGTGGTCAGGCTGATCTCCTCGCCTCTCTGCAGGGCTACCAGATCCCCAAGGGCTGGAGCGTGATGTATAGCATCCGGGACACGCACGAGACGGCTGCGGTGTACCGCAGCCCTCCCGAAGGCTTCGATCCAGAGCGCTTCGGCGCAGCGCGCGAAGATTCCCGGGGCGCCTCCAGCCGCTTCCATTACATCCCGTTCGGCGGCGGGGCGCGCAGCTGCCTCGGCCAGGAGTTGGCGCAAGCCGTGCTCCAGCTGCTAGCTGTGGAGCTAGTGCGCACCGCGCGCTGGGAACTGGCCACACCCGCCTTCCCCGCCATGCAGACGGTGCCCATCGTGCACCCAGTGGACGGGCTGCGGCTCTTTTTCCACCCCCTCACGCCTTCGGTTGCGGGGAATGGGCTATGCCTCTGACATGCTTGCGCTCTAGGACACGGCTTGGCCGGTGGCTATGGCGCGCACGCAGCGCCACCCATCTGCGGCTCCCCATTGTAGCGTCGCGCGCCCACTCTTTCACTCGTTCAACAATCTTTCAACAAATGTTCGCCAAACGCGGATGTGTGCCGGACTCGAGGAAGGAGGAGGGCGAGCCACCGCTGCCGCGCCAGAGAAGCATCTAAGCCCATGGGAAGATGCCGTCTGCGCTCCGCGCCCAGAGGAAGGAAAATGTCGTGGGCCAAGCAGGAATGGAGGGAATAGATAGATCCCCACGAGGTGCTGCTTGGCTTCCCCTTTCCGAGCCAATCCAGGGAGGGTGCATGGATGGGGGAAGGCGAGATAGGGGTGGCAGGGGAGTGGGAATATTGCAACTCGGGGACATTGCAGAGACCCGACGCACGCGGTGGGACCTGCAACCCTTGTAAGGAAGCGGGCACGCCGTGGGCGCAACCCTGGCCTGGCTTTGGGCCATAGAAAAAACACGCAGAGGATGCCTGACGGAAGGCCCTCTGGCAGCTGGCGTCTGGCTTCGTGCGCCTTGGCCACTCTGCCGGTCTCGGCGGAAACTAGCAACTGTGGGCACTTCCAGGCTCGAAAGGGCTCAAGGTCACCGGATTCTGCTGGCCActtcttaaaaggaaaaattccTACCTTAAGAAGGCATTTACTCTTGTCATGTATACAGAGGAGAATAGGCACACCAACACGTCTCCAACGCTGGATTATTTTCATGGGAGGTTGAGACATAATTAGAGAGGTTTGAGATATTTGTACCAAAAATAGGAAGGCCAAGAAATAAAGTGTCTTGGGAGCGGTTGAGTGAGGAGGCTAGGGTTTAGCTGGGCATCTGCTCCCTGGGGGGAAGGCACTGgggtgcagggctggggaggccaggGAAGGACCCACCCCACAGTATACCCAGAGAGGAGCTGGGAGCTGAGCAGCCTAGGGCCTGGGCTGCCCTGACTTCTCTCTGAGTATAACCCCAGAAGCTGGGCTGTGAATTGTCTCCAGGTTTCAGggaccttatttttatttttatttttttgagacagggtcttcctctgtggcccaggctggagtgtagtggcacaaccagctcactgccacctctgcctctcgtgctcaagccatcctcccatctcagcctcccaagtagctgggactacaggcacgtgccacaacgcctagctatttttttttctatttttagtagagacggggggggggtttcaccatgtcacccaggctggtctcaaactcttgggcttaagcgaaccatctgccttggcttcccaaagtgctggggttagaggTGTGACCTACCACACCCTGGAGTCACTCCTTTCCAGTGACTCCAGTCTAGTCCCTGCGCCCTCACCCCTCCCTGCCATTTCAGGGCCTTCTGGTTTTACAGCTTCACCATCCTCTCTATCACAGAGAAGAAATTGAGGAGCAATCTAGGTGAATGACTCACCTGAGAAGCCCAGCAATAGGCTCCTGGACTCCCCAGCCAGTGCTCTCCTCCACCCCCATCCCTTCACTCTTCTGCCCCAACCTCTGTTCCTGTGGCCATCAGGTAGGGCTGAACACTTTGGCCTCCTTTTCATGATAAGCCCTAGCTAGACTTGAGGACTCTCTCAACCATTCCAGTACAGAGGTTCCAACCAGTGTTTAAATCAAAGCCAAAAGCCTCCATGTCATCATTCCCAACAGCCCACTTCAATCTGCCACCCAGCTTCCAACAGGCCGGGGCAGCTGGACATAAGGGGTGAGCCAGGGAAGTAGCTGCCTAGGCCTGAGCTGACCCCTTAGTGAACCAGAAGAAAGCCAGTgccctcctgacctcatgcttaAGGTGGATCCCAGGGCCAGAAGGAAGGGGGACACAGCAGGCACTTACAGGGTTGGTAGCTCCACAGTACAGCAAGCCCTTCCAACCTGGGCTGACACTGCCATAACCCCCACACAGGGGAATTCATCACCCATTGTCAGTCAAGGGCCTGGTGCCAGGCCCTGAGCTTGGGAGACACCAGGGGCAGCAAAGGTGGCAGGACGTGGGCCTGCCCTAAGAGTGCTCTTGCAAATGCAGAGGACAGCCTGGCCTGAGAAGCGTGGGTTTGGGCGAGGAGAAGGATGCAGGCTTCAGGGTTGATTGTGAtttagagagaggagagaagaatggGGTGGGGACCCTCAGAAGCAAGGCTAGTTGAGCTGGTTCCAAGAAGACCTGGTTGACCTGCATTGGGGTCTGGACTAACTATAAGCCTCTGTAGGGATGGCTCCAGTTTTAATTTTCCATGGGTACATCATGCTCAGTAATTTTGAGGGATATCTTAGCTCCTGTTTTAGTAGCTGCAGATTCTCTGGGGAAGGAGCAGAGGAGGTTCCTTCCCTCCTGCACTTGATATGCTCTGGAGGGAGGCAGACAAGAAATAAACTAGCAAACAAAAGGGTAAGAATATGTCCAGTGGTGATAATCGCCGTCATGGAAATAAAACAGGCCTGTGATAGTGTCTGGGGCTAAATTAGGCTGGATGGGTGGGGGGAACcttggaggaggtgacatttgactTTGGAAGGAACCAGCCAGCGGtggcctgggggaggggtgccacatgcagagggaacagcaggtaTAGAACTCTGAGACAGGAACGCACGTTCAGAAATGAGACCGGGGGCTGAAAGGAGAAAAGCGGAGGTGGACTCCTTTGCTGTGACTCCAGTCTAGTCCCTgtaccctcaccccaccccaccagcaaaaaaaaacaacaacaacaaaaaacaaaaaacccgacTCCCCATCCCCGCCTCTTAGCAATAGGGAGGCTGTTTTGTAAACATCTTGGAAACAAGTTGTTTTTCAGTGAAcccacccccctccccgcccACCACCACCCACGAAAGCTTGGCGAGATTCCTAGATCAAAGTTCCTATTGGCCTGGTAATTTATTGACCCCCCCCCGCCCTGCCCCCCTTCAAGATGTTCTTTAATGATCGTTCACTCTCACATTTAATCCTTTCCTGCCGGACGCCCCCGCCGGCCTCGATGTACAGATAGATTAAAACGTATTTTTCCCTGCGGCAATTTCCAGCGTGCAGGCCCCGCTCATCTTGTGACCCGGCGTGAGCTGAACTTGGCGAGGTGGCCCCGCAGAGTTCACTCGGATGTCACGGTCCGGCCTGCAGGGGTCACAGGCGGGTCAGGCCCGAGGATTGGGAATGGGCCCCAGGTCACGTCCCCATTCGTCGGCTTTGCACACCGGCCGGAGGCGCTGTCCAGAAAGGGGCGGACCCGGGATTTCTGAGAATTACCTCCAGCGCGATTGGCCTGGCTTCCTGCAGTGGCCAGAGGTTGGTTCGCCGTGTTTACAGCCACCAAATCGTTTGCCGGAGACTGAAACCCTGCCCAGAGCCTCTGAAACACTGGGCAGGTTATGGGGAAACGCTGACCCCCCGAAACACTCCCTGTGGCGGCGACTCTGGCTTGGAGCGTCGCTAGGATTGTGCGGGTCCCTCCGacctctgcagatatttcctgaTACCTCCGGGTTTGGGGACTACCGCGAGAAGGGCAACGCATTTAAGCTCTCAGGAGCAGTTTTCCACCTCCAAGGGACGCTTTCCAAGGCGTGGGGCGTGCTTCTGCCAGAGACAGTGTTCAGTTTTAAACAAATGCAGgtcattctgtttcattttcGGCGCCGCAGGTGCGTTCAGCGCCCAAACCCAGGTAGCGTGTGACCCTGACTGGTCCCGAGCCGGGAAGCTCCGGCAGGTGGAGAGCAGAGAGCGCAGGTGCGCGTCCCGCAGCGTCTGAGCTCCGGGCATTGGCAGCTCAGTAGCAGCTGATTGTAGATGGGCAAAGTACAGAAGACTTCCCAGTACGGATCCCTTCACCCCTCCCATTAGGGGTCGGTAGAGCCCTGAGTTTAGGGCCGAGCACCCCCTCACCTGGATGAGGACAGTGGCTTTACTCTGGGTGGGACttaggagagaggaggaggactCCAGTGCCCGGTGTACCGGACACCCGGGTAACGCAGTCTACCGTGCCTGGAGCTGGGAAGAGTAGTTGCAACCGGAGCCCCCTTTTGGGAACTCACTACCCTGAGGCTTAGACAGGTCGGGAATGATCGCCTCCCGGTTAAGGAGGAGGAAACAGGCACAGTGATGTgtggtgacttgcccaaggtcacacgcaGTACAGATGGAGCCGGGCCTCGGAGCCAGGACTCCTGGGCTCCCCTTTCTCTTATACCGTCTCTTTATCCTGCCAGGGCTAAGGACCCCCTTCCCTGCTGTCCAGCTGGGGCGCCAAGCAGCAGGGCCCTCAGAATAGGCGAGCTGTGCTTGGATCTCAGAGACGGGCACCGACTGCCGAGCCCCAGACGAAGTGCCCCAGGGTCGGGGATCAGGCTTGTGCAGGGTAGCACCTGGGGACCTGAGGGACCTGGAGGCCTTCTTGTATCCTGAAGTAGGACCTTCTAAGACTTCATGAGTCCTGGCCCCCTTGCAGGGGTTGGGGAGCTGGGGATCCCAGATCTGCCTATTGCGCCCGATGCCCCGAGGCTCTCTCTTGGACTCTGGCCCTGAGTTCTTCTGCGCGATCCTTCGGAGACGCCTGGAGGCCTGCTTTATGCATCTCtcttggacctcagtttccccacacgTGGGAGGAGGCAGCTGGACGATTCCTGAACGGACTTTCCCTTGCTTCCTCATCACGTGGAAGAGAGCCCACCCGGCGCCTGGAAATGGAAAGCCAGTGAAGGCTGCTTTGGGCCGGGGCAGCGGGTGGGACCGGGCGGGAGGGATTCCAAAGAGACCGCCGGGAAGGCTAGAGCTTGGAATTCCGGCTCCTCGGAGTCCTGGCCCTCCCCCACCGCCGCCTCGGAGCTCAGCACACCTTGGATGGGGGAGGCGGGCAGCTCCTAGCCCCGCACCCCAGGAGGCGCGCTCGGAGGGAAGCCGCCACCGCGCCGCCTCTGCCTCGGCGCGGAACAAACGGTTAAAGATTTTGGGCAGCGCCTCGCGGGGGGAGGAGCCAGGGGCCCAATCCGCAATTAAAGATGAACTTTGGGTGAACTAATTGTCTGACCAAGGTAACGTGGGCAGCAACCTGGGCCGCCTATAAAGCGGCAGCGCCGTGGGGTTTGAAGCGCTGGCGGCGGCGGCAGGTGGCGCGGGAGGTCGCGGCGCGCCATGGGGCTCCCGGCGCTGCTGGCCAGTGCGCTCTGCACCTTCGTGCTGCCGCTGCTGCTCTTCCTGGCTGCGATCAAGCTCTGGGACCTGTACTGCGTGAGCGGCCGCGACCGCAGTTGTGCCCTCCCATTGCCCCCCGGGACTATGGGCTTCCCCTTCTTTGGGGAAACCTTGCAGATGGTACTGCAGGTAAGGGAGCGTGGGGCGGGACAGGCTGCTTCCCCGGAGCCCGGCGCGGCTCTGGGCTTCTGCTGAAGTCGGGGTAGGCGCCCCCGGGAGGCAGGCTATTGCGGCTAGGAGCAGGGCTGGCGGAAGGCGCGGCGCTCCCCGGCGCCCCCTCATGCCCACTTCTCTCCTCCGCCTTCCTCCCACAGCGGAGGAAGTTCCTGCAGATGAAGCGCAGGAAATACGGCTTCATCTACAAGACGCATCTGTTCGGGCGGCCCACCGTACGGGTGATGGGCGCGGACAATGTGCGGCGCATCTTGCTCGGAGAGCACCGGCTGGTGTCGGTCCACTGGCCAGCGTCGGTGCgcaccattctgggatctggctGCCTCTCTAACCTGCACGACTCCTCGCACAAGCAGCGCAAGAAGGTGGGGGCAGGAGGCGACGGCTGGACAGGGAGGGGGACCCCATTTATGAGCGGAATTCCGGCTGATGGATGCTAGGCGCGGGCTAGCAGCTTGAGGTGGGCTAGGACCCTCTGCCAGCTCCAGGTTAGCTTTCCCAGCTCGGAGAGTGCCATGTGTCTGGCAGGACTGGGGGTGTCTGGAAGGGGACGGCGGTAGACGAGAGGGGCGGATGGAGGCTTTTAACGCTGTCCCCTCCTCGGGACTCAGGTGATTATGCGGGCCTTTAGCCGCGAGGCACTCGAATGCTACGTGCCGGTGATCACCGAGGAAGTGGGCAGCAGCCTGGAGCAGTGGCTGAGCTGCGGCGAGCGCGGCCTCCTGGTCTACCCCGAGGTGAAGCGCCTCATGTTCCGAATCGCCATGCGCATCCTTCTGGGCTGCGAACCCCAACTGGCGGGCGACGGGGACTCCGAGCAGCAGCTTGTGGAGGCCTTCGAGGAAATGACCCGCAATCTCTTCTCGCTGCCCATCGACGTGCCCTTCAGCGGGCTGTACCGGGTAAGGGCGGCAAACGGGCTGCGGACTAGGGGCGCGGGACCTGGGCGTCTGCTCACCGCCGCGCGCTCTCTGCGCTCAGGGCATGAAGGCGCGGAACCTCATTCACGCGCGCATCGAGCAGAACATTCGCGCCAAGATCTGCGGGCTGCGGACATCCGAGGCGGGCCAGGGCTGCAAAGACGCGCTGCAGCTGTTGATCGAGCACTCGTGGGAGAGGGGAGAGCGGCTGGACATGCAGGTGAGTGACAGCCTCAGACCAGGCACTGCGGAGTTTGGTCCCCTGGCTTCCCAAGCGCTGTTCCTGGGGCCCCCAAAGCGCGCGCCTGGGGCCCAGCTTTCTGGAGTGGGCGGCCGGCTCAGACTACAGCTATGGAATCCCGAAGGAAGGCTGAGACACCCGGTCAGGAGAGCTGCGGAAGGGGCTGCGGCGGAACTGGGAGCATCCCCTAGCCTTTCCAGGTTTCAAAGGGAAAGTTGGAATTTGcaaaaatgttaataaagaaCCTTGCGATTTTAATAAAACTAAGACTTTAACTCAGGAGTTTCCGGTAGAGCGGGGTCGTACTCGCCTTACTGCTCCAGCTGAACTAAAGGGACGTTGCATTTTGTTTAAAGATATTGCTTTCCTTGACTTTCTGTCAGCAAAACATTTAGCCCTTCTAGTCTTCCCTCCAGAACTCTCAGTTCGATTCTGAGTCTGTCAAACCGCAGGCAGACTTGTGAGAATGTGGGTCTTACTCTATTCTTAGGCACTAAAGCAATCTTCAACCGAACTCCTCTTTGGAGGACACGAAACCACGGCCAGTGCAGCCACATCTCTGATCACTTACCTGGGGCTCTACCCACATGTTCTCCAGAAAGTGCGAGAAGAGCTGAAGAGTAAGGTAGGGAGACTGGGGCTGGGGGTGTCCTTATTAGCTTAGGAAATTCAGCTGCTCCCTAGCCAACTTCTGAATAAGTCAGTGTGCTGCCTTCATGGAGTATATTGAAAGTGCAGGGCCCAGGGCTGCGTGGGCCAGTGGGCAGAATTAGCTTTGTGAATAAACAGGATGGAGTCTTGAGCTGTGAGCCCACTTGGGCAGGGTTTGACCTTGTATTCCTACCCCCTCCTCCACCTTTTGCTGAACCGTGGAGATTCTCAGATAGGTTCCACTTTCTTGAATTGGTGTGTCCAAGGGCATACATAGTGTGAATAGCTGATTagtgtgggtggtggtggtgagtgtggggtgggggggcgtgGGGAGAAACTTGGTCCTTCTAACTGGTGAGCAGCATTCTCCTGGGATTGTAAATAGATAGTGGATTTGGGCAGGCAAATGGCCATTAGCTGCTGTTTCCCCCTCCCAGTCTCTCCCATCATGGGGCCCTTTGGGTTTAGTCTCCACTTAAGCCCTGTTTACGTCTGCTGGGCTGATTTTATTGGAGCACAAAATAACTGTTCACCTCTGTATGACTGTTTTGATAGGGTTTACTTTGCAAGAGCAATCAAGACAACAAGTTGGACATGGAAATTTTGGAACAACTTAAATACATCGGGTGTGTTATTAAGGAGACCCTTCGACTGAATCCCCCAGTTCCAGGAGGGTTTCGGGTTGCTCTGAAGACTTTTGAATTAAATGTAAGttaaaattctcttctttctcccttttgtTGTGGTTTAAAAACTCCTCTTTCTTCCCTATGCTGTGGCTGCAATTCTTATGCTTTTGATAATTGTTCTGCCCTATATGGAGATATGTTTCAGCAACCTGGATCCACCTCTCTCTTTCTACCTCTCCCTTGCTTTTAGCTCATAATTTCCCCCAAAGATATCAGTGactgctttttgttgttgaaagtTAAATTCCAGTTTGTCAGCCCTTGGGGTTTCATAATCTTTTGCAGGGATACCAGATTCCCAAGGGCTGGAATGTTATCTACAGTATCTGTGATACTCATGATGTGGCAGAGATCTTCACCAACAAGGAAGAATTTAATCCTGACCGATTCATGCTGCCTCACCCAGAGGATGCATCCAGGTTCAGCTTCATTCCATTTGGAGGAGGCCTTAGGAGCTGTGTAGGCAAAGAATTTGCAAAAATTCTTCTCAAAATATTTACAGTGGAGCTGGCCAGGCATTGTGACTGGCAGCTTCTAAATGGACCTCCTACAATGAAAACCAGTCCCACCGTGTATCCTGTGGACAATCTCCCTGCAAGATTCACCCATTTCCATGGGGAAATCTGATGAGCTTGAATGTTCAAACCTGAGACTTATTGGAAGTGTACATATGAGTTTTTAAGGAGTGTTGTGTTGactttatatttaatttctaattgtatattataatatttatgtgttttgaCTATACTACCACaatctttaaatattaaaataatgaatttgtatcatttccaaataaagtaaaatttgaagGTACTTTTCTGGTATTTTAAGATTCCTGTTGGGTAAAACTCACCAGTTTAGTATTTTCTTAGTGTATTTAACCAGATTTTACAATGCCTACCTGGGCTTATTTGTCATCTTTGCATCTCTGTTTTCTGTGAGAAGAAATCTTAGCTGTTTTTTATGTTAACAGTTATTAGaaaatatatgtctgtgtgtgttatTCCAGACGTATCTCTGTAAATTCTTCTATAGTCATTTAGATTCCCTATTTGGAAAATTGATCcaagttaatttaatttttttttggtttgctgTACTTTAGGGAAAGATGAACCTGAAAAGGTAACACTGAGAACTGTCACTCTAACCTCTCCAGCTCATCTAACATGTCATAAAcataataaatctgtgttgtcCAATAGTGCCAGAACTGTTCTCTGAAGTTACGGTTTTAGATAAGACAAAGCCAGTCACTCCAGTTATGGACAGCTCTTGACTAAAATGAGACCAGAAATCATTGGCGTGTCACCTTTACTTAGAAGTTGCATATGGAAACAGTATTAGGAAAGGCGCATCTCTGGTTAAGATAAGCTGAGCCCAGGTTTTCTTTATTCaaaatgaggcaggaggagcagatTTAGCAGACTGACAGATAAAGTTTTTATCTATCCCAGGCAATAGGGTGTGAGCCTGACATGACTGATAAAATGGCCCAGTCATGACCCTGTGAACCTTGGCTAACCTCTGTGAAAGCACAGTTTTGTCACATTTCTGACCCTGGCATAGCCACGGTCTGAACTGAAGGCCAGACTCTCAATCCAGAAAGGTTAGCCCCAGTGACTTGCTTATGCAAGCACATTTTCAGTTTTGGAATGGCACAATCTGCTCACTGAACCTCTGATGACTTGTAGGTTTTAAACTTTACATTTTTCATTACAATTTTAGAATTTGGCAATACTGCAGAAACCAGGTGGTCTAAATAGGTGTTTGAAAAGTGTTCTGTCTACAGTTACATATTCTACCTGACTGTAGTTTTTTAGGTAGAACTTGGGTTGTTCTTATTGTTGGACTGCTCTGAATTTTAAAGGATGTTTATGTAATAACTCATAATGCCgttaaaaaatgagacatttcaGGCTATGTAGTTTCAGCCAAAGCTTTAGTGTACTATAGTGTGCAAAGATGACTCTTCTACCCCTAACATTTTTCCTGGACATTTCCAGCTAGGAGCATGCTAGACTGAGGGCATAATTATTTCAGATAATTTCTacaaaggcatttttaaattttattttatttattttttgagacagagtctcactgtgtcacccaggctggagtgtagtggcacaatcttggctcactgcaacctccgcctcctgggttcaagcgattcacctgcctcagcctcccgagtagctgggattatatatgcacaccaccatgcccggctaatttttatatttttggtagagataggggttccacca is from Pan paniscus chromosome 8, NHGRI_mPanPan1-v2.0_pri, whole genome shotgun sequence and encodes:
- the CYP26A1 gene encoding cytochrome P450 family 26 subfamily A member 1; translated protein: MGLPALLASALCTFVLPLLLFLAAIKLWDLYCVSGRDRSCALPLPPGTMGFPFFGETLQMVLQRRKFLQMKRRKYGFIYKTHLFGRPTVRVMGADNVRRILLGEHRLVSVHWPASVRTILGSGCLSNLHDSSHKQRKKVIMRAFSREALECYVPVITEEVGSSLEQWLSCGERGLLVYPEVKRLMFRIAMRILLGCEPQLAGDGDSEQQLVEAFEEMTRNLFSLPIDVPFSGLYRGMKARNLIHARIEQNIRAKICGLRTSEAGQGCKDALQLLIEHSWERGERLDMQALKQSSTELLFGGHETTASAATSLITYLGLYPHVLQKVREELKSKGLLCKSNQDNKLDMEILEQLKYIGCVIKETLRLNPPVPGGFRVALKTFELNGYQIPKGWNVIYSICDTHDVAEIFTNKEEFNPDRFMLPHPEDASRFSFIPFGGGLRSCVGKEFAKILLKIFTVELARHCDWQLLNGPPTMKTSPTVYPVDNLPARFTHFHGEI